Proteins from a genomic interval of Syngnathoides biaculeatus isolate LvHL_M chromosome 23, ASM1980259v1, whole genome shotgun sequence:
- the grem1a gene encoding gremlin-1a produces MRSHSLLSFPAVLVLLLSTPRHTATFQGAFPYPNKSNPNEPERCQPPPISGLISRGMPPGAATEEVLESSQEALHVTERRYLRLDWCKTQPLKQTIHEEGCLSRTIINRFCYGQCNSFYIPRHIYQDGNAFESCSACKPKTFSTVTYTLVCPGQTPGTRKKRVQRVKQCRCTTINTA; encoded by the coding sequence ATGAGAAGTCATTCTCTGCTGAGTTTCCCCGCGGTTCTGGTTCTGCTGCTCAGCACGCCGAGGCATACCGCCACCTTTCAAGGCGCTTTCCCGTACCCGAACAAATCCAACCCGAACGAACCGGAGCGCTGCCAGCCACCCCCGATCAGCGGACTCATTTCTCGGGGGATGCCGCCCGGAGCCGCCACCGAGGAGGTTCTGGAGTCCAGTCAGGAGGCGCTGCACGTCACGGAGCGTCGGTACTTGCGGCTGGACTGGTGTAAGACCCAACCACTCAAGCAGACCATCCACGAAGAGGGATGCCTGAGCCGAACCATCATCAATCGGTTCTGTTACGGCCAGTGTAACTCCTTCTACATCCCGCGGCACATTTACCAGGACGGAAACGCCTTTGAGTCCTGTTCGGCGTGCAAACCCAAAACCTTCAGCACGGTCACTTACACGCTGGTCTGCCCCGGACAGACGCCCGGGAccaggaagaaacgggtccagcgCGTAAAGCAGTGCAGGTGCACTACAATTAACACGGCTTAG
- the LOC133496999 gene encoding neuroendocrine protein 7B2 isoform X1, with translation MMTEMWSAVLGLLLCLQPGAAAARSVPGADQVSEADIQRLLHGVMEQLGIARPRVEYPAHQATNIVGPQSIQGGAHEGLQHLGPYGNIPNIVAELAGDNVPKDLSDDHNYPDPPNPCPLGKTAADGCLENAPDTADFSREFQKHRHLYGSGNEYPALMNWNKERLYQKLKGGPKRRKRSVNPYLRGQRLDNVVAKKSVPNFYEEEEGEASTVSATN, from the exons ATG ATGACGGAAATGTGGTCAGCGGTGCTCGGGCTCCTGTTGTGTCTGCAACCGGGCGCTGCTGCGGCCCGCAGCGTCCCGGGGGCCGACCAGGTGTCCGAGGCCGACATCCAGCGACTCCTGCACGGCGTCATGGAGCAGCTGGGTATCGCTCGGCCCAGGGTGGAGTATCCCGCCCACCAGGCCACAAATATCGTCGGGCCTCAAAGCATACAAG GTGGTGCTCATGAAGGGCTGCAGCACCTTGGTCCCTATGGGAACATTCCCAACATTGTGGCTGAGCTGGCAGGTGACAACGTTCCCAAGGACTTGAGCGATGATCACAACTACCCGGATCCACCAAACCCCTGTCCGCTGGGAAAGACTG CAGCAGATGGGTGTCTGGAAAACGCCCCTGACACCGCCGACTTCAGCCGGGAGTTCCAAAAGCACAGACACCTTTACGGCTCCGGGAATGAGTACCCCGCTTTGATGAACTGG AACAAGGAGCGTTTGTACCAAAAGCTGAAGGGAGGaccgaaaagaagaaaaagg agTGTCAACCCGTACTTGAGGGGACAGAGACTGGACAACGTGGTCGCCAAGAAATCGGTTCCCAACTTctacgaagaggaggagggcgaGGCATCGACCGTCTCTGCGACaaattaa
- the LOC133496999 gene encoding neuroendocrine protein 7B2 isoform X2, producing MTEMWSAVLGLLLCLQPGAAAARSVPGADQVSEADIQRLLHGVMEQLGIARPRVEYPAHQATNIVGPQSIQGGAHEGLQHLGPYGNIPNIVAELAGDNVPKDLSDDHNYPDPPNPCPLGKTAADGCLENAPDTADFSREFQKHRHLYGSGNEYPALMNWNKERLYQKLKGGPKRRKRSVNPYLRGQRLDNVVAKKSVPNFYEEEEGEASTVSATN from the exons ATGACGGAAATGTGGTCAGCGGTGCTCGGGCTCCTGTTGTGTCTGCAACCGGGCGCTGCTGCGGCCCGCAGCGTCCCGGGGGCCGACCAGGTGTCCGAGGCCGACATCCAGCGACTCCTGCACGGCGTCATGGAGCAGCTGGGTATCGCTCGGCCCAGGGTGGAGTATCCCGCCCACCAGGCCACAAATATCGTCGGGCCTCAAAGCATACAAG GTGGTGCTCATGAAGGGCTGCAGCACCTTGGTCCCTATGGGAACATTCCCAACATTGTGGCTGAGCTGGCAGGTGACAACGTTCCCAAGGACTTGAGCGATGATCACAACTACCCGGATCCACCAAACCCCTGTCCGCTGGGAAAGACTG CAGCAGATGGGTGTCTGGAAAACGCCCCTGACACCGCCGACTTCAGCCGGGAGTTCCAAAAGCACAGACACCTTTACGGCTCCGGGAATGAGTACCCCGCTTTGATGAACTGG AACAAGGAGCGTTTGTACCAAAAGCTGAAGGGAGGaccgaaaagaagaaaaagg agTGTCAACCCGTACTTGAGGGGACAGAGACTGGACAACGTGGTCGCCAAGAAATCGGTTCCCAACTTctacgaagaggaggagggcgaGGCATCGACCGTCTCTGCGACaaattaa